The nucleotide sequence GCACGAGATGCCCGGCCTGATGGCGATCCGCAGGGAGTACGCCGAGGCTCAGCCTCTCGCCGGCGCCCGCGTCACCGGCTCCCTGCACATGACCGTGCAGACCGCCGTTCTCATCGAGACCCTGGTCGCCCTGGGCGCCCGGGTCCGCTGGGCCTCCTGCAACATCTTCTCCACCCAGGACCACGCCGCCGCCGCCATCGCCGTCGGCCCGACCGGTACGGCCGACGACCCGCAGGGCGTCCCGGTCTTCGCCTGGAAGGGCGAGAGCCTGGAGGAGTACTGGTGGTGCACCGAGCAGGCCCTGACCTGGTCGGACAGCCCCACCGGCGGCCCCAACATGATCCTCGACGACGGCGGTGACGCCACCATGCTCGTCCACAAGGGCGTCGAGTACGAGAAGGACGGCAAGGTGCCGTCCGTCGACACCGCCGAGTCCGACGAGCACCGCGTCGTCCTCGAACTCCTGAACCGCACCATCACCGACGGCTCCCAGAAGTGGACGCAGCTGGCCTCGGAGATCCGCGGTGTCACCGAGGAGACCACCACCGGCGTCCACCGCCTGTACGAGATGCAGCGCGACGGCGACCTCCTCTTCCCGGCGATCAACGTGAACGACGCCGTGACGAAGTCGAAGTTCGACAACAAGTACGGCTGCCGCCACTCCCTGATCGACGGCATCAACCGCGCCACCGACGTCCTCATCGGCGGCAAGACCGCGGTCGTGTTCGGCTACGGCGATGTGGGCAAGGGCTGTGCGGAGTCGCTGCGCGGGCAGGGCGCCCGTGTCATCGTCACCGAGATCGACCCGATCTGCGCTCTGCAGGCGGCGATGGACGGCTACCAGGTCACCACGCTCGACGAGGTCGTCGAGAAGGCCGACATCTTCATCACCACGACCGGCAACAAGGACATCATCATGGCCGCCGACATGGCCAGGATGAAGCACCAGGCCATCGTGGGGAACATCGGCCACTTCGACAACGAGATCGACATGGCCGGCCTCGCCAAGACGCCCGGCATCGTCAAGGACGAGGTCAAGCCCCAGGTCCACACCTGGACCTTCGCCGACGGCAAGGTCCTCATCGTCCTGTCCGAGGGCCGTCTGCTGAACCTGGGCAACGCCACCGGCCACCCGTCGTTCGTGATGTCCAACTCCTTCGCGGACCAGACGCTGGCCCAGATCGAGCTGTTCACCAAGCCCGACGAGTACCCCATCGGCGTGTACACGCTGCCCAAGCACCTCGACGAGAAGGTCGCCCGCCTTCACCTCGACGCGCTCGGTGTGAAGCTCACGACGCTCCGCCCCGAGCAGGCCTCGTACATCGGCGTGGAGGTCGAGGGCCCGTACAAGTCGGACCACTACCGCTACTGATCCGCCCGGCGACGGGTGCGTCCGCGCACTGACGCACCCGTCTCGGCGGCAGCTCCCAGACAGGCCCCCGCACCCCCGTGCCGGGGGCCTGCCCGTTCGGCCCGCACCCCGCCCGCCGGCCGGACCGGCCCGTCAAGATCCAGGACCCTCATGCCCCGCGGCCGGTATTCGCTTCATGACCAGCACGACCACACCCTCCTCGCCGAAGAACACTTCCACTGCGCGCCCGGCCCGTCCGGCTGGCGCTACGTCTCCCAGCTGACCGCCCCGTCCGGCGACCACGCAGGCTCCGTCGACCTCGCACTCGACGAACTCGGCCGCCCCATCCGCCTCGAACTCCACGCCGCGAGCTGGCAGGTCCGCGCCGCCGCCCTCGACGGCGTCACCTGGGTCCGCACCGACCCCACCGGCACGGAGGCCACCGAGGGCAATGTCCGTGCCCACGCCTTCACCGGCACCTCCCCGGCGTTCCTGATCGCCATCGCCCGCCTCCTGCGCCTCACCCCTTCCGCGCCCGCCACTCGCGTACGCCTCGTCGCCTTCACCGACCCGGTCCTCGCCCCGCGCACCACGGACCAGTCCTGGGCCTTGATCGAAAGAGAAACACACGCCACTGACAACGGCCCCCTGACCGTGGACGAATACCAGGTCACAGCCCTCGACACGGGCGAGCGGCACACCGTTCACCTCGCGGGCGACGTCGTCCTCGCGGCACCCGGAATCGAGCTGGAGCACCTGGAAACACCGCCGTCGACGTTCGACTGAGGCCGACACCCGGCTGACCCCGAAGCCGGGCCGGCAGCGGC is from Streptomyces sp. NBC_01314 and encodes:
- the ahcY gene encoding adenosylhomocysteinase, which gives rise to MTTVDNRQDFKVADLSLAAFGRKEITLAEHEMPGLMAIRREYAEAQPLAGARVTGSLHMTVQTAVLIETLVALGARVRWASCNIFSTQDHAAAAIAVGPTGTADDPQGVPVFAWKGESLEEYWWCTEQALTWSDSPTGGPNMILDDGGDATMLVHKGVEYEKDGKVPSVDTAESDEHRVVLELLNRTITDGSQKWTQLASEIRGVTEETTTGVHRLYEMQRDGDLLFPAINVNDAVTKSKFDNKYGCRHSLIDGINRATDVLIGGKTAVVFGYGDVGKGCAESLRGQGARVIVTEIDPICALQAAMDGYQVTTLDEVVEKADIFITTTGNKDIIMAADMARMKHQAIVGNIGHFDNEIDMAGLAKTPGIVKDEVKPQVHTWTFADGKVLIVLSEGRLLNLGNATGHPSFVMSNSFADQTLAQIELFTKPDEYPIGVYTLPKHLDEKVARLHLDALGVKLTTLRPEQASYIGVEVEGPYKSDHYRY